AGAAAAATGTTATTAGTCATCAGCTGAAACATATTTGATCTTCATCGAGTGACTGCTGCGGAAATCATGGCTGTTTTGATTTCCTCTTGGCTTTCTTATCTCATATATGGGCCGTCGTCTTGGCAATAAAGATGGGCCTTTTGGTGCTTTTACTAGTTGCATCAGTCATGGAAGATGACAGTTGTAGACCAAAACGAAGTGTTGGTTGATCTCCTCAGGGAAGCCCTGCGTGTTATTTTGGTTTCACATTTTCCATATTTATTCATCATTGTACTTAAATTTATCCACACAGTTAACTGGTGATTATGAAAGACGGTGCAAACCTGTCCGACCACAAGATTAACgttcacatttatttatatttaagccTTCATCCTCACATAGATGGCTGATATTTTGCTTATTTGCAATCCAAAAACAGCATTCATGGGGGGAAGAATTTAGTGCCCATACCCTGTTGCCATTTTTATCTCATGTTTCCTGTATTGCTTTTTTTATGGCATCTTTAGAGCCCTGGTGGACATGTTGCGGCACCAGTCGAGCCCAGTCCAGCAGGATGAGAGAAACAACAGCGTGGCTCTGGCTGTAGGAGACGGCCAGGGGACACTGGGGAGACCGCCGAAAAATCTCTACGCCCCCGGGCTGCccagcaaagacaacagatgtGAGAGTCTAGGGCTCGTAGAGCGTTAGTGAATAGCACAATCAGAGGTGCACTTTTGTAACAGCATCCTCTCTTTATGCAGAGGCACTTTGTGCTCGTCACGTCTGTAAATggatgcagcttttttttttctgtgttcctcCATCAAGATATCTTTGCCGCTGTTTATGAGAGAGAATAAATTAAGAATTTTCAGTGGTGATGTGCTAAAAAATGAATCTTTAACCTCGCTAATTTCTCTGCGAGGGCCATGGTCATCTATAAATGATAATTTTGGGGTCCTCTGTGTCTCTAATTCTCcacttcattattaaagtagtTAATTGCACAAGAATGTGGAGATGGGTGCTTATGTGATCatgtgaaaatgaattgatttagGTAGATACGTACGTAAAGTTTCCTTATTCCTTTTAGTTGAAGACACCGCTCAACTGCCTGACATCCATTTTGTGAGCTGATTACTTcatgttcttttcatttacagTGGGCAATTTGCAACACAATTTCATCCACTCATCAGGCTCCAGTCCCAAGCACACTGCAACTATCGGTAAGGCAGCTGATGAAAGCCGGGCTCCCATGTAAATTGCATGTAATCACTTGGATGCTTCATTTACTTCATTCAGCTTCGTTTGGAGCTCAAAAGTAGACTCATTCATttcaacaataataatgattatcATATTTTTGGTTGCTTGTGTTAGTGCTGAAAGCGAGTTCAAATCTGTCGCTTTCAGTGAATGTTAGAAGATTCACACTCTGCTATGTGCATCGCGCTATATCCAGAGGAGCAAATCTCATTTAACACACCGTCGTCTTCTCCCTTTGGTCTCTGCAGAACGCACACCTCGGATGAACAATGCTCAGCTGGCAGCTGGAGGCACCCTGCTCTCCAGTAAGCACAACAACACCAAATCGCAGCCTTCCTTCCACCACTCCCTGCACAACCTGGCCCAGCTGCCGCCCTCGTACGAGAGTGCCACCAAGCCTGAGCTCAACAGATACTCCTCACTCAAACGGCTCGGTGAGTATCGCGCTTTTCCAGGAATGAGACATGTTCCGTCTAAGCTGCGCTCCCCTTATGCTGCtttttctgcagctgttttgTAAGTGCCGAAGCAGAGCGACACTCTTGACACGGGTGCCGTGAAATGCACGATGCATCATTATGTGCTCATGCTATTTACTGTGGTGATAAACAATTCAGAGAACTTTTGTTTGGCTTGCAGAGAAAGGTCTTGACGAGTACTCATCTGGGTACTGCACCACCAAGCGCCGGCCTCACACAGCCCAGCCGGCCCTGCAGTCGTCTCAGCACCATCTCCACTGGGGTGGAGACTACACCCTCAGTGGGCGAGGGACCCTCCCTAGACATGCGGCTCGGCCCTGGATCCCACCGCCACCTTCTGGCATGCCTGCTTCACCCACTCCCAATCCTTACCCTCTGGATCCCCCAGAGCCCCAGCACAACCCCAACTACGACACTCTCTCCAAACCTCCGAGAAAAGTTAAGTCCACCGACCAGCTGCTCAACATGGGTGACGTCCCTGGAAACACCGGGACCCTGTCCCGGCTCTCCAAGAACCAGCAACACCAGTACTACAAAGCCATGGCTGCCTCCAATAAGAACTCCAACACGCAGACGCTCACCAGGAAGACCCAGGACAGGCAGGACAGGCAGGACAGGCAGGAGAGACAGGAACGGCTGCTCATGTCCCCAGACCATTTGGAGGAAAGGATGGGCGTCGGTGGGATGGGTGTTGTAGATCCGTACGCCCACACGGGAAGCGGGATCGTCCCCACCCTGCCTCGCCAGCAGAAGGCCCAGTCCCAGCAGAACGTCTGTGCAACGCCTTCCCTCGACCGGCACCACATGATCAAGATGAACTCTCATCCCACGTCCGGACGGGAGCAGGAGAGGACCACGCCTATGACGGGGCACATGAGCGGGGGCATGGGCTGGGCCGGGGAGGGGCCCGGAGCCGGAGTAGTCATGGGAACGGGAACACTAGGGGGCCACAGCGCCCGGAGGATGGCTTTCGCAGCGAAACGGCAGAACACAATTGAGCAACTACATTTCATTCCCGGAGGGGGCGGTGGGGGGTCTGGAGGGGGCGGGGGAGGAGGCAGTCAGGGGATCAGGACGGGGAGTAAAAATGAGGTGACGGTGTGAGGTCAGTGCCTAATGTAGAGTTTAGATTAAAGGTACAGGAATATATCACCCTTCTGCATTTAACTATTAGACATTCAGCTACAAGAAATACAACTAGAAGTATAAAGTATTGTAACAGTATAATGTGTttaggctattcaaattagtgTTATCTTGTAATTAAATAGCTTAAATATGACTTActtataaaaactaaaaattagGTAGGGGACATCTGTTCCAGTTATGTGATAGCCTACATCAGCCATATTTTGTATCTGAATTTGCCGTATTGCCATATACAGCGGTGCCATTACTTGTAGAAGGACTGACTGGGAGGGTGAAA
This sequence is a window from Oreochromis aureus strain Israel breed Guangdong linkage group 11, ZZ_aureus, whole genome shotgun sequence. Protein-coding genes within it:
- the LOC116323883 gene encoding protein shisa-7 encodes the protein MPPTTNLRVLAVSLLSLLTAPLATVVEASPSPPPQHLDRSGRPFTEEPDTGSSSSLMLLAIQANLRPAALQGRTKTPETLPETAEEVLETPPRPLPQVMFPKNVTSAEALAPPLGAAQVAPVMDVWVDGCRGYYDVMGHFDSAFNCSKDTFIYCCGTCHYRFCCPDRSRQLDQDNCKNYDSPDWAKPQTEPMITPDDSGSDPDFDPLKQQSHNTGFVIGGVVVFMVAVAVGIKVVFNKVQQEANQRDLNMPRALVDMLRHQSSPVQQDERNNSVALAVGDGQGTLGRPPKNLYAPGLPSKDNRLGNLQHNFIHSSGSSPKHTATIERTPRMNNAQLAAGGTLLSSKHNNTKSQPSFHHSLHNLAQLPPSYESATKPELNRYSSLKRLEKGLDEYSSGYCTTKRRPHTAQPALQSSQHHLHWGGDYTLSGRGTLPRHAARPWIPPPPSGMPASPTPNPYPLDPPEPQHNPNYDTLSKPPRKVKSTDQLLNMGDVPGNTGTLSRLSKNQQHQYYKAMAASNKNSNTQTLTRKTQDRQDRQDRQERQERLLMSPDHLEERMGVGGMGVVDPYAHTGSGIVPTLPRQQKAQSQQNVCATPSLDRHHMIKMNSHPTSGREQERTTPMTGHMSGGMGWAGEGPGAGVVMGTGTLGGHSARRMAFAAKRQNTIEQLHFIPGGGGGGSGGGGGGGSQGIRTGSKNEVTV